Proteins from a single region of Stutzerimonas stutzeri:
- a CDS encoding DEAD/DEAH box helicase: protein MLSAVKRYKSLVARVLQRCFPRTSAHLRDEDELLFRRWRTAQGKAPKAVKGQGKSKGKTKPAGTKRATEKPRKPAVQGIYAAAQLKVEDAQVQAMRDRVRQAVAAGIISAPSEEQWAMILSRSPVTRIFAGAGSGKSTTLLLRVVFMLCHMGVEPGRLTVISFTNASCVQLREQLVRVLGFWQVPFDAQQARQCVRTFHSAMAQLAREALERPVWFEQLDDKAAAADEPDNPLASARLRPAQTRLLKQAYQQCYAEQATFRERVHRLLDLPVPPAEAEQGRRVAPKAPGDTFTLAGEFTPLPLYEAFYAQAGFIESIGIRIDQMQPGRLQCAARERDFVEALVSFHGYFRAALREQGLMTFNEAFQQLTERLGSGTDVPQTSLAPFEHLLIDEFQDISPQIVQWLQALHRQLARQKVGPSLMAIGDDWQSIYGWRGSSPELFMDFDKYFPRRGAKGSETLLLETNYRSIEPVIRDGEAVLAGVQFKQAKTSQPCKPTQPGDHGVKLVTGFDLNKGLPKLIEAITAQCAHVAERQSRERTAVLLLSRRNEPLRTIQAQLDRKLPVKAYTIHRAKGLQAEVAIIIDDCAPVQPHPLRNALYAYSGFFRNSYDQAMADESLRLGYVAITRGVSRVFWYTRKPQGATALLRQRG from the coding sequence ATGCTTTCTGCAGTCAAGCGCTACAAGTCCCTGGTTGCCCGGGTGTTGCAGCGCTGCTTTCCACGTACTTCGGCCCATCTGCGTGACGAGGATGAGCTGTTGTTTCGCCGCTGGCGCACCGCCCAGGGCAAAGCGCCAAAGGCAGTTAAAGGCCAGGGCAAAAGCAAGGGCAAAACCAAGCCTGCCGGGACGAAACGCGCCACGGAGAAACCGCGCAAGCCGGCCGTTCAGGGCATCTATGCGGCAGCGCAACTGAAGGTTGAGGATGCGCAGGTCCAGGCGATGCGCGACCGCGTTCGCCAGGCGGTGGCTGCCGGAATCATCAGCGCGCCGTCGGAGGAGCAGTGGGCGATGATTCTCAGCCGCAGCCCGGTGACGCGGATCTTCGCCGGCGCCGGTTCCGGCAAATCCACCACCTTGCTGCTGCGGGTGGTGTTCATGCTCTGCCACATGGGCGTCGAGCCCGGACGCCTGACGGTCATTTCCTTTACCAATGCCTCGTGCGTGCAGCTGCGCGAACAGTTGGTGCGCGTGCTCGGCTTCTGGCAGGTGCCGTTCGATGCGCAGCAGGCGCGCCAGTGCGTGCGCACCTTTCATTCGGCCATGGCGCAGCTGGCGCGCGAAGCACTGGAGCGACCGGTGTGGTTCGAGCAGCTGGACGACAAGGCCGCCGCGGCGGACGAACCGGACAACCCGTTGGCCTCCGCGCGCCTGCGTCCCGCGCAAACTCGCCTGCTCAAACAGGCCTATCAGCAGTGTTACGCCGAACAAGCGACATTCCGCGAACGAGTGCACCGCTTGCTCGATCTGCCCGTGCCGCCGGCCGAAGCCGAGCAGGGCAGGCGCGTCGCACCGAAAGCGCCAGGCGATACCTTCACCCTGGCCGGCGAGTTCACGCCGCTGCCGCTGTACGAGGCCTTCTATGCCCAGGCAGGCTTTATCGAGAGCATCGGCATTCGTATCGATCAGATGCAGCCGGGCAGGCTGCAGTGCGCGGCGCGCGAACGAGATTTCGTCGAAGCGCTGGTGAGCTTCCATGGCTACTTCAGGGCCGCGCTGCGTGAGCAGGGGCTGATGACCTTCAACGAGGCCTTTCAGCAGCTCACCGAGCGTTTGGGCTCGGGCACGGATGTGCCTCAGACCAGCCTTGCGCCGTTCGAGCACCTGCTGATCGACGAATTCCAGGACATTTCCCCGCAGATCGTCCAATGGCTGCAGGCCTTGCATCGCCAGCTGGCGCGACAGAAGGTCGGCCCGAGCCTGATGGCTATCGGTGACGACTGGCAGTCGATCTACGGCTGGCGCGGCAGTTCGCCGGAGTTGTTCATGGACTTCGACAAGTACTTTCCGCGGCGCGGCGCCAAGGGCAGCGAGACGCTGCTGCTGGAAACAAACTACCGCTCCATCGAGCCGGTGATTCGCGATGGCGAGGCGGTGCTGGCCGGCGTGCAGTTCAAGCAGGCCAAGACCAGCCAGCCATGCAAGCCGACGCAGCCGGGCGACCACGGGGTAAAGCTGGTCACCGGTTTCGACCTGAACAAGGGCCTGCCGAAGTTGATCGAGGCGATCACCGCGCAGTGCGCCCATGTGGCCGAACGGCAAAGCCGCGAACGCACCGCAGTGCTGTTGCTCAGCCGGCGCAACGAGCCGCTGCGGACCATTCAGGCGCAGCTGGACCGCAAGCTGCCGGTCAAGGCCTACACCATCCACCGCGCCAAGGGGTTGCAGGCCGAGGTGGCGATCATCATCGACGACTGCGCCCCGGTTCAGCCGCACCCGTTGCGCAACGCGCTGTATGCCTACTCGGGCTTCTTCCGCAACAGCTATGACCAGGCCATGGCCGATGAAAGCCTGCGCCTGGGCTACGTGGCGATCACCCGTGGCGTCAGCCGGGTGTTCTGGTACACACGCAAGCCCCAGGGCGCCACGGCACTGTTGCGCCAGCGCGGCTAG
- a CDS encoding potassium/proton antiporter, whose product MFAIDKLLLLAAVLILFGVLSSKLSARLGLPVLVLFLITGMLAGENGIGGVVFDNAVAAHALGTLALALILFDGGLQTPVSSIRKVWKPASLLATVGVLATAAIAGLAAAWMLELPVLEGMLLGAIIGSTDAAAVFSLLRNAGIHINQRLKSVLEIESASNDPMAIFLTVGLLEVLVNGMPLGWGLLQLFLMQMGVGALVGFGVGWSVLRLLSRIKLVATGLYPVLVAAGGLLAYGVSANLGGSGFLAIFVAGVMIGNQKFIFQRSTFLFMDGLAWLSQITMFVVLGLLVDPVSLLDVWFEGLVIALVLVLLARPLAVAPLLALFGFNLRETALVSWVGLRGSVPIILAIFPLLFGLPNAPLIFNVVFFVVLLSATVQGSTLPLVARKLGLTEKPPAAPAATLEISSLHDVDAEIVEYKLGNDARASGRLLSQMALPEGVVVAMITRGSAVIPPRGSTQLEAGDHLFVVLKPTNQPFVDCVFSQAVEASRTDLPNLELRLKGSTKVVDVWNSYGIDLAAEKELTLDGLIKQALDGTARQGAELVAGAALLIVREQLQGRITTVGIQAASADPVS is encoded by the coding sequence ATGTTTGCAATCGACAAGCTACTGCTGCTGGCTGCAGTACTGATTCTCTTCGGCGTGCTATCCAGCAAGTTGTCAGCTCGTCTCGGGCTCCCCGTGCTGGTGTTGTTTCTGATCACCGGCATGCTTGCGGGTGAGAACGGCATTGGCGGGGTCGTTTTCGATAATGCGGTCGCTGCTCATGCGCTCGGCACCCTGGCCTTGGCGCTTATTCTTTTCGACGGTGGCCTGCAAACGCCCGTCTCATCAATACGGAAGGTCTGGAAGCCAGCTTCGCTGCTAGCAACCGTCGGGGTACTTGCAACGGCCGCTATCGCAGGGCTGGCAGCGGCATGGATGCTTGAGCTTCCGGTTCTTGAAGGCATGTTGCTGGGGGCAATCATCGGGTCGACCGATGCTGCAGCGGTGTTTTCGTTATTGCGAAATGCCGGAATTCATATCAACCAGCGACTCAAGTCGGTCTTGGAGATCGAAAGCGCTTCCAACGACCCCATGGCAATCTTCCTGACGGTGGGCCTATTGGAGGTCCTGGTCAACGGCATGCCCCTTGGCTGGGGGCTGCTTCAACTGTTCCTGATGCAAATGGGGGTAGGTGCGCTGGTCGGGTTTGGCGTCGGCTGGTCGGTGCTCAGGCTACTGAGCAGGATAAAGCTGGTCGCGACCGGCTTATATCCGGTGCTCGTCGCGGCCGGCGGACTGCTCGCCTATGGGGTATCCGCAAATCTGGGCGGCAGCGGCTTTCTGGCGATCTTCGTCGCCGGTGTGATGATCGGAAACCAGAAATTCATTTTTCAACGCAGCACGTTCCTGTTCATGGACGGCCTGGCCTGGCTCAGCCAGATCACCATGTTCGTGGTCCTAGGTCTGCTCGTCGATCCGGTTTCGCTGCTCGACGTCTGGTTCGAGGGACTGGTGATTGCGCTGGTTCTGGTGTTGCTGGCCAGACCCCTGGCGGTTGCTCCGCTGCTTGCGCTGTTTGGTTTCAACCTCAGGGAGACGGCGCTCGTTTCCTGGGTGGGTCTGCGCGGTTCGGTGCCAATCATCCTGGCAATCTTCCCTCTGCTTTTCGGACTGCCAAATGCGCCACTGATCTTCAACGTGGTTTTCTTCGTGGTTTTGCTGTCCGCAACGGTGCAGGGCTCAACGCTCCCGCTCGTGGCGCGCAAGCTCGGGCTGACTGAGAAACCCCCGGCGGCTCCCGCCGCGACCCTCGAGATCTCATCTCTGCATGATGTCGACGCGGAAATCGTCGAGTACAAACTTGGCAACGATGCGAGAGCCTCCGGCCGACTGCTCTCGCAGATGGCGCTGCCCGAAGGCGTAGTCGTGGCGATGATTACGCGCGGATCGGCCGTCATACCGCCCCGGGGGTCGACGCAGCTTGAAGCCGGTGATCATCTGTTTGTCGTCCTCAAACCCACCAATCAACCTTTCGTCGACTGCGTTTTCTCTCAGGCGGTAGAAGCGTCGAGAACCGATCTGCCCAACCTTGAGCTTCGGCTCAAGGGCAGCACCAAGGTCGTAGACGTATGGAATTCCTACGGCATCGACCTGGCAGCAGAGAAGGAGCTGACCCTGGATGGGTTGATCAAACAGGCCCTCGACGGCACCGCCCGACAAGGGGCCGAACTCGTGGCCGGGGCAGCTCTGTTAATCGTCCGCGAGCAACTGCAGGGGCGCATTACCACGGTTGGCATTCAGGCGGCCTCGGCTGACCCAGTCAGTTAA
- a CDS encoding formate/nitrite transporter family protein, with protein MSYIVPAEFVTKMVDAGESKIFMSTRDTLIRAFMAGAILSLAAVFAVAVTVQTGSPLVGAMLFPVGFIMLYLMGFDLLTGVFMLTPLALLDRRPGVTVNGILRNWGWVFLGNFAGALVVAFMMAFVFTMGFSTDPGPIGEKISHIGEDRTLGYAEFGAAGWATIFLRGMLCNWMVSMGVVGAMISTSVSGKVIAMWMPIMLFFFMGFEHSVVNMFLFPSAMIMGGDFSVMDYMLWNEIPTALGNLVGGLAFTGLTLYTTHVRTAPKRTVY; from the coding sequence ATGTCCTACATAGTCCCTGCCGAGTTCGTCACCAAGATGGTGGACGCCGGCGAATCGAAGATCTTCATGTCCACCCGCGACACGCTGATCCGCGCCTTCATGGCTGGCGCCATCCTCTCCCTCGCCGCGGTGTTCGCCGTAGCCGTTACCGTGCAGACCGGCTCACCACTGGTTGGCGCGATGTTGTTTCCGGTGGGTTTCATCATGCTTTACCTGATGGGCTTCGACCTGCTCACCGGGGTATTCATGCTCACCCCGCTGGCCCTGCTCGACCGCCGTCCTGGGGTGACCGTGAATGGCATTCTGCGCAATTGGGGCTGGGTGTTTCTCGGCAACTTCGCCGGTGCACTGGTGGTCGCCTTCATGATGGCCTTCGTCTTTACCATGGGCTTTTCCACCGACCCGGGGCCGATCGGCGAGAAGATCTCGCACATCGGTGAGGACCGCACCCTGGGCTACGCCGAGTTCGGCGCGGCCGGTTGGGCGACCATCTTCCTGCGCGGCATGCTGTGCAACTGGATGGTGTCGATGGGCGTGGTCGGCGCGATGATCTCCACCTCGGTCAGCGGCAAGGTGATCGCCATGTGGATGCCGATCATGCTGTTCTTTTTCATGGGCTTCGAGCATTCGGTGGTGAACATGTTTCTGTTCCCCTCGGCGATGATCATGGGCGGCGACTTCTCGGTGATGGACTACATGCTCTGGAACGAAATCCCCACCGCACTCGGCAACCTGGTCGGCGGCCTGGCCTTCACCGGCCTGACGCTCTATACCACCCATGTGCGCACCGCCCCCAAACGTACCGTCTACTGA
- a CDS encoding bifunctional protein-serine/threonine kinase/phosphatase, with the protein MPSQLAISLGQYSDRGRKPTNQDFHGACVPIGAQLASKGIAIALADGISSSEVSHIASETAVASFLSDYFCTSDAWSVKQSAQRVLVAINSWLHAQTRHSPHRYDRDRGYVCTFSALVLKSASAHLFHVGDARIYLLRDGGLEQLTEDHRVRVSADTSYLGRALGIDRHLEIDYRTLPLAVGDLFLLATDGVYEHIGAREVAQLVAEHGDELDLAARRIVERALANGSDDNLTAQLVRIDSLPQQAVDDVQRQLGELALPPLLEPRMQFDGYRIVRELHVSSRSHVHLAVDEASGGTVVLKTPSMDLRGDAAYLERFLLEEWIARRLDNPHVIKACPPPRQRRYLYTVSEYIDGQTLAQWMLDHPQPDLETVRGIVEQIARGLRAFHRLEMLHQDLRPQNLMIDTTGTPKIIDLGSTRVAGLAERNAPGTQDNLLGTAAYTAPEYFLGEAGTPRSDQFSLAVIAYQLLSGRLPYGADVARARTTAAQKRLCYQPLRHAQRDIPAWIDEVLGKALHPDPARRYAELSEFVFELRQPNPAFLNRARPPLLERNPLLFWKGLSLLLAVVVVALLFR; encoded by the coding sequence ATGCCCAGCCAACTCGCCATTTCCCTCGGCCAGTATTCGGACCGCGGGCGCAAGCCGACCAACCAGGACTTTCACGGCGCCTGCGTGCCCATCGGTGCCCAGCTCGCCAGCAAGGGCATCGCCATCGCGCTGGCCGACGGCATCAGCAGCAGTGAGGTCAGTCATATCGCCAGCGAAACAGCGGTGGCGAGCTTTCTTTCCGACTACTTCTGCACCTCCGACGCCTGGTCGGTGAAGCAGTCGGCGCAGCGGGTGCTGGTGGCGATCAATTCCTGGCTGCATGCGCAGACCCGCCACAGCCCGCACCGCTATGACCGCGACCGCGGCTATGTCTGCACCTTCAGCGCGCTGGTGCTCAAGTCGGCCAGCGCGCACCTGTTCCACGTCGGCGATGCACGCATCTATCTATTGCGCGACGGCGGCCTCGAACAACTGACCGAAGATCACCGTGTGCGCGTGTCGGCGGACACCAGCTACCTCGGCCGAGCGCTGGGCATCGACCGGCACCTGGAGATCGACTACCGCACTCTGCCGCTGGCGGTCGGCGATCTGTTCCTGCTCGCCACCGATGGCGTCTACGAGCACATCGGCGCACGGGAGGTGGCGCAGCTCGTTGCCGAGCATGGGGACGAGCTCGACCTGGCGGCGCGCCGGATCGTCGAGCGGGCATTGGCCAATGGCAGCGACGACAACCTCACCGCACAACTGGTGCGCATCGACAGCCTGCCGCAGCAGGCGGTCGACGATGTGCAGCGGCAGCTCGGTGAACTGGCGCTGCCGCCGCTGCTGGAGCCACGCATGCAGTTCGATGGCTACCGCATCGTCCGCGAACTGCATGTCAGCAGCCGCAGCCATGTACACCTGGCCGTCGACGAAGCCAGCGGCGGCACCGTGGTGTTGAAGACGCCCTCAATGGATCTGCGGGGCGACGCGGCCTATCTGGAGCGCTTTCTGCTGGAAGAATGGATTGCCCGGCGCCTCGACAACCCGCACGTGATCAAGGCCTGCCCGCCACCGCGGCAGCGCCGCTACCTGTACACGGTCAGCGAGTACATCGACGGCCAGACGCTGGCGCAGTGGATGCTCGACCATCCACAGCCGGACCTGGAAACCGTTCGCGGCATTGTCGAGCAGATCGCCCGCGGCCTGCGCGCCTTCCACCGTCTGGAAATGCTGCATCAGGACCTGCGCCCGCAGAACCTGATGATCGACACCACCGGCACGCCGAAGATCATCGATCTCGGCTCGACCCGGGTCGCCGGACTGGCCGAGCGCAACGCGCCAGGCACGCAGGACAACCTGCTCGGTACCGCCGCCTATACCGCACCGGAATACTTTCTCGGCGAAGCCGGCACGCCGCGTTCGGATCAGTTCTCCCTCGCGGTAATCGCCTATCAGTTGCTCAGCGGTCGCTTGCCCTACGGCGCCGACGTCGCCAGGGCACGCACCACTGCAGCGCAGAAGCGCCTGTGCTATCAGCCGCTACGCCATGCGCAACGCGATATCCCGGCATGGATCGACGAAGTGCTGGGCAAGGCGCTGCATCCCGATCCGGCGCGGCGCTATGCCGAGCTGTCGGAGTTCGTCTTCGAGCTGCGCCAGCCCAATCCGGCGTTTCTCAACCGGGCCCGCCCGCCGCTGCTGGAGCGCAATCCGCTGCTGTTCTGGAAGGGTCTGTCGCTGCTGCTGGCGGTGGTAGTCGTCGCGCTGCTGTTTCGCTAG
- a CDS encoding PAS domain-containing protein — protein sequence MELAANPSPDDSSLIFLPDAGELSALIRSFDWSQTALGPLALWPSSLKTVTAMLLLSPTPIVLLWGERGIMIYNDAYSAFAGSRHPQLLGSEVREGWPEVADFNDNVMKVGLAGGTLSYKDQELVLYRNGRPERAWMNLDYSPVFDDQAQPAGVIALVVETTERVMAERELQGQQTRLRQMFEQAPGLMAMLRGPEHIFEMANPAYLRVVGERDVIGKPVREALPEVERQGFIDILDRVYRSGTAFVGSSIRIGLQRIQGEAEEERLLDFVFQPVTDADGNVGGIFVEGYDVTERAEAEQALRENEQRLRFLDALAKETARSVDADAILTITTRMLGEHLGLSSCAYADMDPDQNGFTIRGDWAAPGCISIVGRYQLEAFGSLAVKKLRSGEAFIVDDHCAQLPPAEAAAFQQLDIAATICMPLVKDGRLTALMAIHDRAPRVWSTCELALLTEVADRSWAHIERVRSAAAVRQREQCFLEQLEAKVAERTAALARSEANIRAVLETSHLYKAMLAPDGSILYVNATALSGIEARFHQLAGIPFWESPWFAATPGMPEAIKAMTQRVAAGATEHVTMALNMPGGTRTFDFSMRPVLGDGGDVVALVPEALDISERVAAEQTLQQLHKMEALGNLTGGIAHDFNNLLMAVLGSLELLRRRMPADPALLRLVDNARAGAERGASLTARMLSFARKQELNKTPIDLQQLIEGMRALLLSSLGPTIQLDVNLPQHLARVKTDPNQLETALLNLAANARDAMAGEGRILISAEEQTLTTEQNGLPAGRYVRLAVSDSGTGMDATTLKRAVEPFFTTKGVGKGTGLGLSMVHGLAEQSGGRLVLRSNPGAGTTAEIWLPALDEAIRHVADQPVASSDPQRTAKPLTVLAVDDDELVLFGTAGMLEAAGHHVITARSASEALDLLRVAQVDMLITDHAMPLMNGAQLAAVARQSRPHLPILLVSGYAELPAAVPALPLRRLAKPFSQSELFDAIEQLRAGGA from the coding sequence ATGGAACTGGCAGCCAATCCCTCGCCTGACGACTCGAGCCTCATCTTTCTACCCGACGCAGGTGAGCTCAGCGCGCTGATTCGCAGCTTCGACTGGTCGCAAACGGCGCTGGGGCCTCTGGCTCTATGGCCGTCGAGCCTGAAGACCGTCACCGCCATGCTGCTACTTTCGCCAACGCCCATCGTGCTGCTCTGGGGCGAGCGCGGCATCATGATCTACAACGACGCCTACTCCGCGTTTGCCGGCAGCCGGCACCCGCAACTGCTGGGTTCGGAGGTACGCGAGGGTTGGCCGGAGGTCGCCGATTTCAACGACAACGTGATGAAGGTCGGCCTGGCCGGCGGCACTCTGTCGTACAAGGATCAGGAGCTGGTGCTTTACCGCAACGGCCGCCCTGAGCGCGCCTGGATGAATCTGGACTATTCACCGGTATTCGATGACCAGGCGCAACCGGCCGGTGTGATTGCCCTCGTCGTGGAAACCACCGAACGGGTAATGGCCGAGCGTGAGCTGCAAGGTCAGCAGACACGCCTGCGCCAGATGTTCGAACAGGCACCGGGCCTCATGGCGATGCTGCGCGGCCCGGAACACATCTTCGAAATGGCCAACCCGGCCTATCTTCGGGTGGTTGGCGAGCGGGACGTCATCGGCAAGCCGGTACGTGAAGCGCTACCGGAAGTCGAACGTCAGGGCTTCATCGACATTCTCGACCGCGTCTACCGCAGCGGCACCGCGTTCGTCGGCTCCAGCATCCGTATCGGCCTGCAACGCATCCAGGGTGAAGCGGAGGAAGAGCGTCTGCTGGATTTCGTCTTCCAGCCGGTGACCGATGCCGATGGCAACGTCGGGGGCATCTTCGTCGAGGGCTACGATGTCACCGAGCGTGCCGAGGCGGAGCAGGCACTGCGCGAGAACGAACAGCGCCTGCGCTTTCTGGATGCCTTGGCCAAGGAAACCGCACGCAGCGTTGATGCCGATGCAATCTTGACGATCACCACACGCATGCTCGGCGAGCACTTAGGCCTATCCAGCTGCGCCTACGCGGACATGGACCCCGACCAGAACGGCTTCACCATCCGCGGCGACTGGGCCGCACCCGGCTGCATCAGCATCGTCGGCCGCTACCAGCTGGAGGCCTTTGGCTCACTGGCGGTGAAGAAACTGCGTAGTGGTGAAGCCTTCATCGTCGACGATCACTGCGCGCAGCTACCGCCGGCCGAGGCCGCGGCCTTCCAGCAGCTCGATATCGCCGCGACCATCTGCATGCCGCTGGTCAAAGATGGCCGACTGACCGCGCTGATGGCCATTCACGATCGCGCGCCTCGTGTTTGGAGCACCTGCGAACTGGCCTTGCTCACAGAAGTCGCCGACCGCTCCTGGGCCCATATCGAGCGCGTGCGCTCGGCTGCCGCGGTCAGGCAGCGCGAGCAGTGTTTTCTGGAACAGCTCGAAGCCAAAGTGGCAGAGCGCACTGCGGCGCTGGCACGCAGCGAGGCGAATATCCGTGCAGTGCTGGAAACCTCGCACCTGTACAAGGCGATGCTCGCGCCGGATGGTTCGATTCTCTACGTGAACGCCACCGCGCTGTCGGGTATCGAGGCGCGCTTCCACCAACTCGCCGGCATACCCTTCTGGGAATCGCCATGGTTCGCCGCAACCCCTGGGATGCCGGAGGCAATCAAGGCGATGACCCAGCGCGTCGCTGCTGGCGCCACCGAGCATGTGACCATGGCGCTGAACATGCCGGGCGGCACGCGCACCTTCGACTTCTCCATGCGTCCGGTGCTGGGCGACGGCGGCGACGTGGTTGCTCTGGTCCCCGAGGCACTGGACATCAGCGAACGAGTGGCTGCCGAACAGACACTGCAGCAGCTGCACAAGATGGAAGCGCTGGGCAACCTCACCGGCGGCATCGCTCATGACTTCAATAATCTACTGATGGCCGTGCTCGGCAGCCTGGAGCTGTTGCGTCGGCGCATGCCGGCCGATCCGGCCCTGCTGCGCCTGGTGGACAACGCCCGCGCCGGTGCCGAGCGCGGCGCCTCGCTCACGGCGCGCATGCTCTCGTTCGCCCGCAAGCAGGAGCTGAACAAGACGCCGATCGACCTTCAGCAGTTGATCGAGGGCATGCGCGCACTGCTGCTTAGTTCGCTCGGTCCGACCATCCAACTGGACGTCAACCTGCCGCAGCACCTGGCGCGGGTAAAGACCGATCCGAATCAGTTGGAAACCGCCCTGCTCAACCTCGCTGCCAACGCACGTGATGCCATGGCAGGAGAAGGCCGCATTCTCATCAGCGCTGAAGAGCAGACGCTGACCACCGAACAAAATGGGCTACCGGCCGGCCGATACGTTCGCCTCGCCGTCAGCGACAGCGGCACGGGCATGGACGCGACGACGCTCAAGCGCGCGGTCGAACCGTTCTTCACGACCAAGGGTGTTGGCAAAGGCACGGGCCTCGGGCTGTCCATGGTGCACGGGCTGGCCGAGCAATCCGGCGGGCGCCTGGTATTACGCAGCAACCCTGGTGCTGGCACTACCGCGGAGATCTGGTTGCCCGCGCTGGATGAGGCCATCCGGCACGTAGCCGATCAGCCTGTCGCATCAAGCGACCCTCAGCGCACCGCAAAACCGCTAACGGTGCTGGCCGTCGATGATGACGAGCTGGTGCTATTCGGCACCGCCGGCATGCTTGAAGCCGCAGGCCACCACGTCATCACCGCTCGCTCGGCCAGCGAAGCGCTGGATCTGCTGCGCGTTGCTCAGGTAGACATGCTCATCACCGACCACGCGATGCCACTTATGAATGGCGCGCAACTGGCAGCCGTGGCACGGCAAAGTCGGCCGCACCTGCCTATTCTGCTGGTGTCCGGTTATGCCGAGCTGCCAGCCGCTGTGCCTGCGCTGCCACTGCGACGGCTGGCCAAACCATTCAGCCAGAGCGAGCTTTTCGACGCCATCGAGCAGCTGCGCGCCGGCGGCGCCTGA
- the nirD gene encoding nitrite reductase small subunit NirD produces the protein MSQSNVVRLDSRSAAPATWQVLCSRADLVANSGVVAWHEGAQVALFHLPDNAEGEQLFAIDNRDPKSGANVIGRGIVGNFKGELVIASPLYKQHFRLQDGSCMEYPEQSLRVWPVRLEGDVVQIAVG, from the coding sequence ATGAGCCAGTCCAACGTCGTTCGTCTCGACTCCCGTTCCGCAGCCCCAGCGACCTGGCAGGTGCTGTGCAGTCGCGCCGACCTGGTCGCCAATTCCGGTGTGGTGGCCTGGCACGAAGGCGCCCAGGTGGCGCTGTTTCACCTGCCCGATAACGCCGAAGGCGAGCAGCTGTTCGCCATCGACAACCGCGACCCCAAGTCTGGCGCCAACGTGATCGGCCGCGGCATCGTCGGCAACTTCAAGGGTGAGCTGGTGATCGCTTCGCCACTGTACAAGCAGCATTTCCGCCTGCAGGACGGCAGTTGCATGGAATACCCCGAACAAAGCCTGCGCGTCTGGCCGGTGCGCCTGGAGGGAGACGTGGTGCAAATCGCCGTCGGCTGA